Sequence from the Desulfotomaculum sp. genome:
AAAGTCAAATCCTTTGGTTTCTTCCGGGCTTAAAAAACCCTTCAGCCTGTCGTTTTTAAAAACAGCCAGGCCTTCTATGCCGGGGACGGGTTCCTGCAGCGCCCTGCTTTGCGCTCCCGCAACCAGATCCTTTTTCACCAGAGTGATTGACGGCGTTGCCGGATTGCTGCCGCTCCTGTACATATCCCGGAGAAAGGGGACAATTTCCACGCCTATCCCGTTGATAGTCATCAGCTTGTCTATGGTTTGCGAATTGGTCCTTTCCAGTACCGGTCTGCCTTTTTCAAAGATTTCCCGCGCGTCCCCTTTAGAGATCAATGCCCAAGAAGCCTCTCTGGGCTGAAAATTACGGTAAAGAAAATTTAGCACTTCGCGTAAACCCTGCTCGGCTGCAGTTTTTCCGAAAATGATTACAAGGTTGTGCCCCCAGAAGATTGTCCGGGAAACCCGCTCGCTAATTTTGCTCTGGGCTTCGGGAATAGTTCTTCCTTTCTCGCTGACTACGTAGTAAGTACCCGTACCGGCGGAGGAACCCACTGCCCCGCCGCTTAACGGGCAGATGCCGGAGGGGATGGCCATCTCCAGGGTCAAAATTACATCACCGTCAGGCGCCTTGTCGATGCCGCAGCCAAGGACGGTGGCTATGGAATTGAGTTCTTTTAAATCCCAACACCCGCCGGTAAAAAGCAGGGCAAACAGCAGAAGACAGATAATTAACTTCTTCATGACTTGCTCCCTTTCCCGGTAACCATAGCCCAGAGAAGAAAGATAAAAGGGCCTAAGAAAAGGTATCCCAACCCGTACGGCCCGCTCCAGACGTAACCCGCAAAATTATAAAGGTGCACCATACTGGGGTGCAGCAAAAGAGAAAAGCAGATCAACAATATGCCGAACGGTATGACAAGGCTCTGGTAGTCTTTCATCCCGATCAGCTGTGCAGCGCCCAGGGAGACTGTCCACTGGTAAAGGGCAATCTTTATAATTGAACCGGCAATCCAGACGACCATGATTAAAAGTTCCGTCCTTTCCAGAAAACCGGCCAGGTGGATCATCCTCGCTCCGTACAGGACGGGCGCCAGAGTATGGGCCGACAGGCTGGGACCGAGGATGGCCATTATTCCGAAGGCAATCAGTTCAAATACAAAAAAGCTGATCAGAAGGCTTTTTGAGCATGTCCAAAGGACTCCCCTGGACTTGTCCAGGAAAGGGAGCAGGACGGAAATTTCTATTACTTGGACAAACCAGAACATGGGCGCCAGGGACCCTTTAACAACAGGGACTATCCCGTTTTCAAAAACAGGGGTTAAATTGACCAGGTTCATTTCGCTGGCAGACAGTATAAACAGGATAACAACTATACCAATAATAAAGGGGATTATCATTAGGGAAACCCGGCCTATGTTCTCTATCCTGTTATGCGCGATGTAAGTACTCAGGAGGGCAAAAACTATAATAAAGGCAACAATGGGAGTTCTGGGCATGAAACCGGCGGTTATCAAACCGGAAATCTCGCGCAGGGCGTCGCAGGCAAAGTTAAACCATCCCCAGATATAATAAGCCGCCACAATCAATCCGAAATAACGGCCGAAGATGATCAGAAACACCTGGAAGAGCGTTTTCCCGGGAAAGCGGCTGCTTAAGGTTACCCAGAGCCAGGCGCTTAAAAGCCCCCCGGCAAGCGCAATTATATTTGACATCCAGGCGTCCTGCCGGGCAAGCAGGAATGTTGCGGAAGGGGCGAAAAGGAGGCCTTCGGAGATGAAGTTGATTATCAGAAGCGCCAGTGCCTGCCTTTGGTCAATTACTTCTGTTTTCATCTTCTAAGATTCCTCCCGGCTGGGCGGGCTGGACGGGGGCTGCGGTTTCTGGCCGGGGGCCTCCCGCTGCAGATTGCCGGTTAAAAGGTAGGGCCTTTTCCGCATAGCCCACCAGGGGACGCGGATAATTGTATCCTGCTGCGCGTTAACGCTCAGGGGCGCAACCGGGTACAGGTAAGGCACTCCGAATGAGCGCAGGCTGGTCAGGTGGAAGATCATCAGTAAAATCATGATCACGAGACCGGGCAGACCCAGTATCGAAGCGCTGATGAACATAGGAAAGCGGATCAGCCGAAAGATAATCGTCGACGAGTACAGGAAAGAGAAGGAAGCAATCGCGGCGATCGCGATGATGATCACCGTTGCCGCAGACACTATTCCCGCACGCACGCTAGCCTCGCCGAGCACGACGGCGCCTACTATGCTTACCGTCTGGCCCAGGGGCTGGGGCATGCGCAGGCCGGCCTCGCGCAGGATTTCAAAAGTCACTTCCATTAAAAAGACTTCCACAAACAGGGGAAAGGGCACCGCCTCCCTCTGGGCTGTAAAGCTTAGCAGAAGCGAAGTGGGTATCAATTCGGGATGGTATGTTGAAAGCGCGATATACAAAGCGGAACCTGAGATGCTCAGGAAAAAGTTGAAAAGGCGCAGGATTCTCACCACACTGGAAAATATGTAGCGCTGGTAGTAGTCTTCGGTGTTCTGGAAGTATTCAATAAAAAGAGCCGGGACGGTCATTATCGAGGGAGTGCCGTCAAGGATAATGGCCACGCGTCCTTCCATCAGCTTGGCGGCGACCTTGTCCACCCGGTCGCTGTGAAAGACAGTCGGAAAGGGGCTGTAGGGGCTGTCTTCGATAAATTCCTCGATCTGTCCTCCTTCCAGCGCCCCGTCGATGTCAATCCTGGACAACCTTTTTTTAACCTCATCAACAATGTCCGGATCGACTATGCCCTCAATGTAGGCTACGGCCAGATCGGTTCTGTTTACTCTCCCTATTTTGGATGTTTCGACTTTTAAGGCAGGGTTTTTGATTCTCCGCCGCAGGAGCGAGGTGTTGGTAAAAAGGTCCTCTACGAAAGACTCACGTGAGCCGCGTACAGAGCGGTCCCAGGGTGAATCGGTGATATCCCTGGTTTTATAACCCCTGGTATCCAAGATCAGGGCTTTTGAAGAGCCTTCCACAAGCAGGACGGCTTCTCCGGAAAGAAGATGATCAACAATAGTTTCCACCTGGGCCGTTTCTTCAGTTTCAGTAACAGCGGCGCCGCTGTTCTTAATATATTCAAAAGCTTGTTCGATAGTAATCTTGTCGCCGGCTGCCGGTTCCCCGAATTTTGTTTTCAGCGGGATCAGGATCTCCCGGCTCAGGCGTTCGCTGCTGGAGAGCGCGTCCACGCAAATGAGGGCAAGGCGGATTTCCCTGTTTTGCCCCAGGTTAAATTCGTGAAAAATGACGTCGTCGCAGTTCTTAAAAACCGCCTTGAGCGAAGGGATATCTTTTTGCAGAGAACCTGTCAGGGACAGGTTCAGCCAGTCCGGCTGCATGACGGAGGAACTGATCTCCGGCAGCGGCTCTTGGTGCGCCAGGTTTTGCGCGCTGTTCCGCCCGAGATTACTCAGACCGCCGGTGCTTTGCTGCGCTGTATTTTTTGGGTTACCTTTTTTGGAGGACCGGCTTTTCCAGCGGATTCTGAACAAGGTATATTCCTTTCTGATAAAGAAATGCCTGTTCAGCTAGTATTTGTATTTTATGCCGGAATATGTAGTTTAAGAGAAGTTAAAGAAGTAAAAGCCTTCCTTCCAGGTTTCTTCCGGAGAAAGGCTTTCTAAGGAGAAAAAGAGGTTTTAAATAAAATTTTCTATGTGGTGTATTCCTGCCCAGGCGAGAGTATGACCACTTCGGCTTCCGGAACTTCTTTTTTGACCATATCGGCAAAAATACCGGCGTCCTGAACCAGAATGGGGAAAGTTTTATAGTGCATGGGAATAACCTTTTTAGCGCCTAAAAGCTTAACAGCCATAGTTGCCTGCTTCGGGTCCATCGTAAAGACTCCGCCGATGGGCAGCAGGGCCAGGTCCATCGGGTAAAGGTCACCGAGAGTGACCATGGAGGCGAAGACGCCTGTGTCACCCGCATGGTAAATCGTGCAGCCGTTTTCCAGCCTGATTATGTACCCCACCGGGCTGGCTGACTCGGACGAGTGGAAAGCTTGAGTCATGGTTACTGAAATACCGTCAACCTCCGCCGTGGCGCCAATGTTCATACCCATTCCATAGAAGATTACCTGCTGCTCAGGCACTCCGGCGGCCTTCAGCTTGCCTGCCGTCTCAACTGCCGCAATCAGCGTAGCGCCGGTCTTCTGGACGATCTGGACGGCGTTGGTTATGTGGTCGAAATGATCGTGGGTGACCAGCACCAGGTTCGCCGCGGTTATGTCGTTCACGCCGCAGGCAGCCGCAGGGTTTCCTTCCAGCCAGGGATCAATAATGATTATCTTGCCGCTGCCGGATGTAATTTTAAAGCAGGCATGTCCTAACCACTGAACTTTAGCCATGTATTAACATCTCCTTTTAGAATTAAAATTTGGTAATCTTGAATAATATTACTATAACAATAAAACCCCTCTTTCATCCTCCCTTCTAATCTTCTATTAAATAATTCTATTTATTTGGTAAAATTTCCTGCCGGTTAATATTTCGGGTTTCTTCGTATTTTACTTTTTTTTGCCAATATGCTAACCTATAATATATAAAAAAGGAAGAGCCCTGAAAAAGCTTACTTTGATATTTGCACTGCCGGAGGATTGGATGATGAATTTGGACGCTAAAAAAGTATTCTGTCAGAAAGAAATGGAAGTTGGCTGGGGGGATTGTGACGCAGCAGGGATTACTTACTATGCAAAGTACTTCGACTGGTTTTCCTACGGCCGGATCGAACTGTTTAAAAAAATAGGACTGCCCTACCTGGCCTGTTTTCACGAGCAGGGAATTTCACTGGTTACTGTGGAGGCTTTCTGCCTGTACAAGCAGTCTCTTAAGCCAGAGCAGGAAATAATTTTGGAAACCTGGCTATCCAGCTTAACCCGCGCCAGGATGGAGTTTAGGTACCGAGTGTTCAGAAAGGAGGACGGAATTCTGGCCGCTGAGGGTATGACCGCTCATGCTTATGTCGATGCCAAGATCAAACCCTTTGATCTTAAGAAAAGATATCCCACGCTCTGGGAAAAGCTCAGCCTTGCGGCGCTGAAAGATTAGCCCTGGGGTAAAGGCGCCGTTCATAAATCAATGAAAGGGGCCGGTTAAAGCAATGGCGGATCTCGATCAGCGAATTCGTTACTTGACTGATGAGTACCCGGAATGGACGCGCAGGACGATAGCCGGGCATTTTGACCATGCAGCAGAATTGTTTGCAGACAGAATTTTTATCTGCACTCCGGATCGGGAATACACTTACGCCGAAATACAGAAAAGTTCCCAACTGGTGGCCAAAGGGCTGCTCTTTCTTGGCCTAAGGCCCAGGGATCATGTGGCCATGCTGGTTGGGAATTATCCGGAATTTATTATTTTCAAACTTGCCCTGTCCAGGATTGGAGCGGTTGCAGTGCCTTTAAACATGCTGCTGACGGAAAGGGAGATTTCTTTTTTCCTTGAAGACTCCGATGCTGTCGCAATTATGTTTAACGACCGTCTGGGCAGGCAGGATTATATCAAAATTATGAGAGGTCTGTTCCCCGAAGCTCTTGAATCAGATGAAACAGTAAGTACTCCTCTCTTTTCCCGTTTTCCGAAGATTAGGAATTTAATCTGTTTTTCGCCTATAGGAGAAAGCTACCCGGGGTTTCTTAGCTTCAACAGTTTATACGACCTTGCCGCCCTCGTGCAGGATGAGGAATTGAGCAGGGCTCAGGAAGCTAACTGCTATCCCGACGATATCTTTGATATCATGTACACGTCCGGAACGACGGCGCTGCCCAAGGGGGCTATGCTCAGCCACGACATGTGTTTGCGCGGCGTGTACGCCACCTGTGTAACCAGGGCAACCAAGAACGGAACGCGTTTTTATTCCGCGCTGCCCTTTTACCATATTTTTGCCTGGAATTATGTGATTTTAGCAGCCAGTTTTGTGGGCGGAGCTGTGATTTCCCACCCGCAGTTCGTGATCAGCCAGGCGTTTGAACTAATGGAGAAGTACGGCGCCAATGAAATAATCTGCGTTCCGTCAATGCTGCTTCCCCTAGTTAATTATCCGGAAGTGGACAGATTTAATCTTGAACAGTTAACCTCTGTTCTCTGCGGCGCTACCCCGGCGCCCCTGCCCCTGTGGCGGAGAGCGAAGGAAGTCCTGCAGCTGGATAACCTGGCTACTGGCTACGGGTTAACCGAGGGCGGTGGTATGATTACCGTGAGTTACCCGGGTGAGTCGGAAAAATCGGTTGCCACACGCATAGGCCGGATGATGGCGCCCAACTGCAGCGGGCTGCCGGAGTTTGGCTGGCAAAATCATCAGCTCAAGGTAGTTGACCCGGTAAGTTTGAAGGAGCTTCCACGAGGTGTGGAGGGCGAGCTTGTCTGCCGGGGGAACGTGGTCATCAGGGGTTACTACAAACGGCCCGGGATAAATGCGGAAACAATAGATAAAGACGGCTGGCTGAGGACGGGCGACCTGGTCATCTGGCACGAAGACGGTTTTTTTCAGTTTACCGGCCGGAGTAAGGAAATTTACAAGACCCACGGTGAGAATGTTGTTCCAAAGGAAATTGAGGAAGTGCTCAGCACCTACCCGAAGGTCAACCAGGTTTACCTTGTTGGAATTCCATATCCCGTGGCGGGTGACGTGGGCGCCGCTTTTATAGAACTCAAACCTGGCGAAAAGGCCACCAGGAGGGAAATTATCAGCTACTGTAAGAAGAACATGGCAAAATTCAAAATACCGCGTTATGTGTTTTTTATTGAGGCCAGCGAACTTCCTTTTACGGCCGCCGGCAAGATAAAAAAATACAAGCTTGTCGAGTATGCCGGGAAACTTTTAAAGGAAAGAGATCAGGCCGATCCGGAATAAACTATAAAAAAACTATAAAAACAAAGCCAAAGGGGTGAATTGTCTTTGAAACAGAGAGTGGTAATTACAGGTATGGGGGCGGTTACACCAATTGGTATTGGTTTGGAAGAATACTGGGAAAACCTTAAAAACGGAAAATGCGGAGTTGGGATGATTACACGGTTTGACACATCCGGATTACCCTGCCGGATAGGCGCCGAAGTGAAGGACTTTATACCCGAGAACTTTATGCCCAAAAAGCTGGTGCGGGAAACGGAGACTTTTATGCGCTTTGGCCTCGCTTCTGTCAAAATGGCTCTTGAGCACAGCGGCCTTAACATGGAGAAAGAGGATTCTTTCCGTGTAGGAATAATTCTGGGTACGGCTTTCGGCGGTATTCCGGCCATAACTGAAGCGCAGGATAAGATCAGCAGGACGGGATCGGTCCGGATGAGCCCGCATTTCATACCCAGAATGCTTGGCAATATCGCCGCTACTCACGCCGCCATTACTTATGGTTTTAAAGGGCCGGCTCTTACTGTAAGCACAGCCTGCGCCTCCGGAGGGGATGCGGCGGGCCTAGCTTCCATGCTCCTTGGACAGGGCGAGGCTGATGTAATTATTGCGGTGGGCGCGGAATCCCTGTTCTGCGCGGTGGTAATGGGCGGCCTATATGCTGCGAGAGCGGTGTCAGTACACAACGATGAACCTGAAAAAGCCTGCCGGCCTTTTGACTTTAAACGTGATGGACTGGTTTTAGGTGAAGGAGCGGGAGCAGTTGTTATGGAAACGCTGGACCATGCTCTGCAAAGGGGCGCTTTCATACAGGCAGAGGTTTTAGGTTACGCAAACCTGGGTGAGGGTTACCACACCACTGCTCCTGCCCCGGACGGATTCGGGGAAATCCGCTGCATGCGGATGGCATTGGAGAAGGCTCAAGTAGCGCCCGAAGAAATAGATTATATTAATGCTCACGGAACCTCGACTCCTCTTGGAGACCGGGTTGAGACAATGTCCATCAAATCTGTTTTTGGTTCCCATGCGGGTATGATTCCTGTGAGTTCCTGCAAGGGCGCCACAGGGCATTTAGTGGGCGCGGGCGGAATTACCGAACTTATTGCCTGCGTCAAGGCAATCCGGGAAGGAATTGTCCCTCCTACGATAAACTACGAAGAACCGGATCCCGAATGCGATCTAGATTATGTCCCGAACCGGGCTAAAAAGGCCCCGGTAAGGACCGCCATGTCCAACTCGTTTGGCTTCGGCGGTCAAAATGCCTGTCTTATCGTAAGACAATTCTCCTCATAATGGTTCCTTTGAGCAGGAAAAAAATAAAAAATAATCGAATAATAAATTAATGATTACCTTTTTTAAAGAACAGTGTCTTTCATAGGAGGGGGTTCTTTATGGATTTTCAACCTACCGTCCAGCAGGATCTTTTACGTAAGGCTGTCAGACAATTTGCTGAAGATGAAATTGCTCCGTTAGTTAATGAAATGGAAATAACCGACAATACCCCGACTGATCTGGTCAGAAAAATGGGGGAGCAGGGCTTTATGGGTGTGACCATCCCTGTGGAGTATGGCGGTACGGGCATGGGCCATTTAGCCCGGATGATCATGGTTGAAGAGGTCGGACGGATCTCGGCGGGAATAGCTATGGCGCTGCAGGTTATGCAGATGGGCGCCGGTATGGTCATTGATTTGGGAAGCCTGGCACAGAAGGCCGAATATTCACCTTTACTGGCCCAGGGCAAAATACTGATTGCGCCGGCGATCACGGAGTCCAGCGGGGGGTCGGATCTGGAAGGGCTTTCCACACGTGCTGTAGACGAAGGCGACTATTACAGCCTCACCGGGCGTAAGGTCTTTATTACGAACTCCCATATTTCCGAGTTGGCGGTAATCGTAGCGAAAAATGAAGGAGGAGCTAAAAGGGACTTCAGCGCCTTTCTTATTAAAAACGGGACAGAAGGTTTCCGCCGCGGCAGGGTGGAAAGAAAGATCGGTTTTCACGGCTGCATTACAGGGGAACTGATTATGGAAAACTGCCGGATTCCCAAAGAAAACCTTTTTGGTGAAAAAGGCCGGGGGCTGGCAATTGCATTGGAGGGAATCAATAATTATGGAAGAATGGGCATGGTGGGTATCGCCCTTGGCTTAATGCAGGCTTCGCTGGAAGCTTCCGTTAAGTTCGCCCAGGAAAGGGTCCTTTACGGCAAACCGATCAGCAACCTCGCCCCGATCCAGTTTAAGATTGCCGAAATATACGCCGACCTTGAAGCCAGCCGTTTCCTGGCTTATAATGCAGCCTGGCTGATTGATCATAAGAAAAAATCTGATACCCAGGTGTCCAGCGCAAAGTTTTTTTCTACAGAGGCTGCCCTTCAGTGCACGCGCAAGGCGATGGATATTTACGGGGCATACGGCTGCATGAAAGATTATCCGTTGGAGAGATACTGCCGGGATGCCCAGTTGCTTGTCCCCGCCGACGGCACAAATGATATCATGAGGGTAATTGCCGGGCGGAACCTGGCGATGAAGAAATAAATTATAAAAACTTAAAAATGCTTAGAGGGTGGGGAGATTAGGTGCAGGTTGCGGTCTGTGTCAAGATGGTTCCGGTTCCGGAACAGTGGTCACAAATAACTTTCCGTGAAGACGGAAGCCTTCAACGCGAGGGTATTGAACTGATTATCAACCCTGTGGACAGAAATGCTCTGGAAGAAGCCTTGAAAATAAGACAGGACCAGGGAGGTACTGTAGCAGTTTTTTCGATGGGACCCACGTCCTGCCTTGAACACCTGAGGGAGGCCCTGGCCATGGGAGCAGACAGGGCTTTTTTATTGAGCGGCCGGAATTTTGCCGGCGCAGATACACTGGCCACTTCAAAGGTGCTGGCTGCGGGGATTAGAAAAGAAATGCCTGACTTTGATCTGGTTGTTTGCGGTTCCGCAAGTATAGACAGCGGAACTGCCCAGGTCGGTCCCCAACTGGCGGCCCATCTTGGAGCCGCTCACCTCACAGAAGCTTTTTCGATCAGTGCCGTGGAGCAAAATTATTTTCAAGTCAAGACGGCTGCAAGTCATGGTCATTACGTAACCAGTCTTAAATCCCCTGTAGTAATCTCGGTTACCCAACAGATTAACAAGCCGCGCATCCCCACTTTATTCAATATTATGGCTTCATGCAGCAAGGAGATTATTATTTTATCATCGGCAGAACTAAGCCTTTCGAAATCGGAAAGCGGGCTGGAAGGTTCGCCGACTAAAGTGCAGGAATTATTTTTCCCCCCTGCCAAACGGCTGGCCAGGATATTGGAGGGTTCCATAGAAGACAGGGTTGAAGAACTGTTTAAACAACCGGGAGTGGCAGGTGTGTTTAAATGATTGGTGATATTGAAGGAAAAGAAAGTCTCTGGGTTTTTATTGAGCAATATAAAGGCGCCCCCAAACAGGTCAGCCTGGAACTGATTGCTAAAGCCCGTATGCTTGCCGATAAGTTCAGCCTTCGTGTCGCCGCTCTGTTAATCGGGGACAATGTAAGCACTGCTTCTTCTGTATTGATCAGCGCCGGCGCAGACACCGTATTCCTTCTGGAACATCCTCTTTTAGGGCGATACAGGAGCGACTTTTACGCGCCTGTTATTTTAGACCTGATCAGGAAAGGAAAACCCGGGGTGGTAATTTTCGGAGCGACTCCTATAGGCCGGGATCTTGCTCCTGCGGTGGCGGCTCTGGCGGGAACGGGGTGTACGGCTGATTGTGTAGATCTTGAACTTACCGAAAACGGCGCCCTGCTTCAGACGGTCCCTGCGTTTGGCGGCCGTATGATGGCTGTAATCGTTACTCCCGAGCAGAGGCCGCAAATTGCTACTGTGCGCCCCGGGGTTTTTCAGCAGGCCTGGTTTCCGGAGCACGACGGCAGGGTGGTCAGTATCTTGCCCGAATTGCCGCCGGCGAAGTTTGACCTGGTCGAGTTTGTTGAGGAAAGTATTCAGCCTTCGCTTTTGACTTCCGCACGCGTTGTCGTCGCCGGCGGGGCTGGTGTTGACTCCCGTGAAGGATGGGAACTGCTGCGCGAATTGACAGGAGTCTTGCAGGCAGCGTTGGGCGGAAGCCGTCCGGCGCTGGACAACGGCTGGATTGAGGAAAGCCAGATGATCGGGCACAGCGGCTCCACTATCCGTCCCGATCTCTATATCGCCGTCGGTATTTCAGGAGATGTTTTGCACATGGTAGGCGTGCAGGATGCCAAAGTAATCGTTGCCGTAAACAGCGATTCCAGAGCGCCTGTATTCAGCCGTTCGGACTATGGAATTGTTGGAGACTACCGTGAGGTAGTACCTGTACTTATTAACACATTGAAAAAGAAACAACGTTTCTAATATTAGACATTCATGCAGAAAGTTCATCAGCAAGGGAGGCCAAAGTCTTAAGTGCGATTTTGAGCCTTAATTCAAAGAACGAGAGAACCCGGGGATAAGCGAGGTTACTGTTTGAGACGCATAGCGCCGGGTTAAAACCTTAGCCCGAGGGTGAACGAGTTCGTACAAGCATAAGAGGCGATTATTAAGCACGTAGACAGTTGACCTCCCTAATGTAAACTAATTTTCAGAGTAGGATAGTTGGTTGATCTACGAAAGAGGGGAAGACATAAAGTTGGATTTTAGTCTTAATACGCAGCAGGAGATGCTCAAAAAAACCGTCCGGCAATTTGCGGAAGAAGAGATTGCTCCGCTGATTGACGAAATGGAGCTAAACGATCAGACGCCCCCGGAACTGGTCAGGAAAATGGGAGAGCAGGGATTCTTTGGAGTTACTGTACCCCTTGAATACGGGGGTACGGGAATGGGTCACGTCGCCCGGGTGATTATGCTGGAAGAGATTGCCCGGATTTCCGCGGCAATAGCAATGTCCCTGCAGGTGCTGCAGATTGGCGTCGGTATGATGATGGAGATGGGAACCAGCGAACAAAAGAATAGGTATTTCCCGGCTCTTGCCCAGGGTAAAATCTTAATAACTCCGGCATTTACGGAATCAAGCGGGGGATCGGACCTGGAAGGCATGTCCACAAAGGTTTCCGATAAGGGTGAATACTATAGTATAGATGGGCGTAAAGTATTTATTACCAACTCTCATATTGCGGATGTCGTAATCATTGTAGCAAAGCATGAGGAAACAAAAAAGTTCGGAGCTTTTCTGGTTGAGAAGGGAGAGAAAGGTTTCCGTCCGGGTCGGGTTGAGAAAAAAATCGGATTATTTGGTTGTTACAATGGTGAAATAATTTTAGATAACTGCCAGGCGCCGAAACAAAATCTGTTTGGCGAAAAAGGCAGGGGATTGGCTGTAGCCCTAAGAGGAATAAGCAATTACGGCAGGACCGGTATGGCAGGTTCCGCACTGGGCTTGATGCAGGCTTCCCTGGAGGCTGCCATAAAATTTGCGCAGGAAAGAACACTTTATGGGAAGGCGATCAGCAATCTTGCTCCAATCCAGTTTAAGATCGCTGAAATATACGCTGAACTGGAAGCAAGCAGGCTGATGGCGTATTATACCGCCTGGCTTATCGAGCAGGGCAGTAAAATGTCGGATACCCAGGCCGCGGCAACCAAATTTTTTACCACTGAAGCTTCCCTGCGCTGTACACGCAGGACTATGGACATTTACGGGGCCTACGGATGTATAAAAGACTACCCCATAGAGAGATATTACAGGGATGCCCAGCTTTTAATATCCGCTGACGGTACAAGCGATATAAAAAGGATCATAGTTGGCCGCAACTTAACTTCGAAAAAAAGTTAAACAGGGAAAGAAGGGATTAAGATTACAGATAAACTGAAGTTTTCAAAAAGACCCAAGGTCAACGATCCCTATATGATTGCCGCCTGGCCTGGGATTGGCAACATCGGTTTGATTGCGGTGAATTACTTAAAAAATAAGCTGGAAGCCGAAGAAATCGGTGAAATTGAATCCTGGCGCCATTTCTATCCGAAAGAAATTCTGGTTAGAGACGGTATTGTCCAGGGAATGGATTTTCCAGCAAACAAGTTTTACCATAAAAAAGCAGGACGGGAACTGATTTTTTTCCTGGGCGAATCCCAACCTTCCGGTGAAGATGAGATATACGAGATAGCCAACCTGGTAATTGACGCGGCAGAGGAATTCGGTTGTAAAATGCTTTATACTGCGGGAGCGGCGGTTGCGCCGGTCCATCATACCTCGACGCCCAGGGTTTGGGCCATTCCTAATAAAGAGGAACTCATTGAACAAGCCAGGAGTTATCCGAACACAATCGCGATGAGTGATATCGGAGGGCGGGAAGGAAGGGGGAATATTACCGGGCTTAATGGCGTATTAATCGGCGTGGCGAAGAGAAGAAACCTGGACGGCATCTGCCTGCTTGGTGAAATCCCTATTTATATAGCTCATTTCCCCGGGCACATAATTTTATATCCGAAAGCCTCAAAATCAATTCTTGATGTTTTATCCTTTAGTTTGAAGGTTGAATTTGACCGGACAAATATTGATCTATATTCAAAAAATGTGGAAAAAGAGATAGATCATCTTTATAATGAACTGTCTCTGCCCATCCGGAGTGAGCTGGATAAATTAAAATATGTAAATTACATCAAGCGGGCTGATCCCGGCCCGATAACCGAGGACGAAACGGAAAAAATCATCAAGGAAGTGGAAGATTTTTTCAGGGAGGGGGGAAAACATGGTTAAAGTGAAAGCATTCCCCAAACACAAAGCGCCTGT
This genomic interval carries:
- a CDS encoding acyl-CoA dehydrogenase; protein product: MDFQPTVQQDLLRKAVRQFAEDEIAPLVNEMEITDNTPTDLVRKMGEQGFMGVTIPVEYGGTGMGHLARMIMVEEVGRISAGIAMALQVMQMGAGMVIDLGSLAQKAEYSPLLAQGKILIAPAITESSGGSDLEGLSTRAVDEGDYYSLTGRKVFITNSHISELAVIVAKNEGGAKRDFSAFLIKNGTEGFRRGRVERKIGFHGCITGELIMENCRIPKENLFGEKGRGLAIALEGINNYGRMGMVGIALGLMQASLEASVKFAQERVLYGKPISNLAPIQFKIAEIYADLEASRFLAYNAAWLIDHKKKSDTQVSSAKFFSTEAALQCTRKAMDIYGAYGCMKDYPLERYCRDAQLLVPADGTNDIMRVIAGRNLAMKK
- a CDS encoding electron transfer flavoprotein subunit beta — translated: MQVAVCVKMVPVPEQWSQITFREDGSLQREGIELIINPVDRNALEEALKIRQDQGGTVAVFSMGPTSCLEHLREALAMGADRAFLLSGRNFAGADTLATSKVLAAGIRKEMPDFDLVVCGSASIDSGTAQVGPQLAAHLGAAHLTEAFSISAVEQNYFQVKTAASHGHYVTSLKSPVVISVTQQINKPRIPTLFNIMASCSKEIIILSSAELSLSKSESGLEGSPTKVQELFFPPAKRLARILEGSIEDRVEELFKQPGVAGVFK
- a CDS encoding electron transfer flavoprotein subunit alpha, with the protein product MIGDIEGKESLWVFIEQYKGAPKQVSLELIAKARMLADKFSLRVAALLIGDNVSTASSVLISAGADTVFLLEHPLLGRYRSDFYAPVILDLIRKGKPGVVIFGATPIGRDLAPAVAALAGTGCTADCVDLELTENGALLQTVPAFGGRMMAVIVTPEQRPQIATVRPGVFQQAWFPEHDGRVVSILPELPPAKFDLVEFVEESIQPSLLTSARVVVAGGAGVDSREGWELLRELTGVLQAALGGSRPALDNGWIEESQMIGHSGSTIRPDLYIAVGISGDVLHMVGVQDAKVIVAVNSDSRAPVFSRSDYGIVGDYREVVPVLINTLKKKQRF